The stretch of DNA GTCAATCTTCACAACGGTCTTGCGCTCTGTTATCAAAAATTAGGAAAATTTAAACTATCCGAATCGCATCTACAAGAGGCGGAGAAAATTTCTTCCGGCAGGGGAGGAGCGGATTGGATTCCGAAAGGAGTCAAAATTACGTTTTGGGATTACTTCTGGGATTTTGTCTGGGACGTCGCGGTTCCCGACGGAGTCAGAATTTCCGGGGAAGGTAGGTTTCCTGAGGCCATTTCGCCTAAGTTTCAGCCTCTGATGACGAGCGGAATTCGAGTCAACAATCTCATACAATCCTACGAGATCGAAAAAGCGATCCAAGAAATCAACGCTCGTCTTTCCTACGTAAAAGCCAAAGGACTCGGTTCCACTCTAGCAGGGGCTCTCATTCGATCCAATTCGTTTAACGATTTGGGATATCTTCATTTCAAACGGGAAGAATTCAAAACTGCGACGGCTCTCTATGAAGACGCCGAAAAATTCGAAACCGATCAAGGGTTCATATCCAAGGCGAGGAGTTCGTTTCGAAGAGGGCTCTATTCTTTTTTTGCACATTTGGAGAATTCAAAGGAAGATCCCAAACTCGAGGCGGAAACCTTAAACACCGCCCTGGAAAGGTTGATCGGAGCCAAGTGGAGTTTCGTGGATCAATGTTTGGGTGATACTCGATTGATCGAAGAAATTATCCATTCGGAACGAAAGAAATGTCTGCTCCGTTTCTATGGAGCGAATCCGGATCATGACCCGACCCTTGCATTAGTATATTATTATTTAGGAGAGCAATACTTTCGTCTTTCCGATACGCGCACCGGCTTTGAAATGTTCGGATTGGCGGCCGGCCTTTTAGAAAACCCTTCCCAGGTTCCGAAGGAAATCATAGGACTACCTGCCGATCCCTACTCGAGACGGGAAAGGATATTTCATTCTTTGAGTCGCGCGGCACTTTACGTGAGACTCGGAGATGATGAAAAGGCGAAAACACTTTTGGATCTCGCCGCGGAATCCGCGAACGAATTTTATTATATTCAGGAATGGATAGAATGCCTCGTCGCTCAGGCGGAAATATTCAGAAACGAGAAGAGTTATACAAAGGCGAAGGAGAAGATCGACAAGGCATCCTCACTGTTGTTATCTCATCCGCATCTCATAGGGGAGCTTAAACTTTTTGTAATACGCAAACTTTTTAAAATACAATCCGAGATTCATTTTGAGTCCGGAAAGTTATCGGATGGATTCAAAAGTCTTGATCGGCTGAAAAGGATCAACCTTTATAGACAGTTTGTGAGGCTTCCTCACGAGTCGGATGACCCCGAATTCACGGCTGACGTAAATCAGCTCCAGAATCTTCTTAAAAAACAAAAACTTGCCTATGGCGCGATCCAGAGCGCCTTGGAAAAAAAGGAAAAGTCCGATTCCGTTCAAAAGGATTATCAAAGTTTCTCGAAGGATCTCGAAAAAATCCTTTCTGATATGAAGTCGAAAAATTCCAATTTGGAAGGCTACTTGGGAATTTTTGCCGAGGAACCTTCCGCGATCGGACTTCTTTCTAGCGGAGAAGGTTATCTAAGAATGGAATCATACGATTCTAAGGTAAGAATCTATTGGGCAAGTTCTACGACGGAAGAATATTTGAATTCGACCGGAAGACCGGAGGAGATTCTAAAGCAAATCGCAAATTCAGGAAAAATTTCCTTTGCGAGCCAAAAACTTTGGTTCGTTCAACTGGATGGAGGAATCGATTTTCAATCTGTGAAGGAATTTCTTCCGGTAAATCATTCATTGGTTTTTAGGACCTCTCACCTTCGAACACTTCAAGAAAAAGATCTTCGACCTCTTCGATCCGTAGCGCTTCTGGAAGGAGCGCCTAACAATGATTCTACGTTGACCGTGCAAAAAACGGAGCCAGGGAGAATTCTTTCCCGTCTATTGGATACGGATTTGATTGTCTCTCGATTTCCGAAGATTCAAGGAGACAACTCGTTCGGTGAAAGTTTGTCCGAGAAGGAATTGCCTCTCAAGGATCTTTTTCACAATCGAAACGAAATCTCTTCGGCTTTGTTTTACGACGATTCGTTTGCCGAAATCGGTAAGTTAGGCGAAATCTACGAACTCTTGAATGCTTCCGGAATTCGAAGTGTAGTTTTCTGTTTATTGAAAGAAACCTGCGCGAAAAGTCCACCCGAGACAGTATTCTTAAAACCTCTTTCCGGAACTTTCTTTTTAGGATCGAGTCTATTGAGGATCAAGGAAGAAAATCGGATCGGAAACAAATCCTACGAATCGGCGAGGGAACACGAGAGAAAGGATCGGATTCGTGATGCTTATTCGCACGCATATTCGTTTCGTTCCGTTAGAAAGGACACAAGTCTGCTCGTTTCCGGGGAATTGGATCTTCTAAGACTCAAATGGAAACTTTCTCCGAACAATTCTATCAAGGAAATCTACTCGGAGGTTTTAAAAAACCGAGAAGAAAAGAACACGATTCTTTTTTCCGCCTTACTCACCTGTTATTTGGATCGAAACCCGAAAGATTGCGATTCATATTCGTTCGAGGATGTGGAAGATTTAGGAAAAAAGAATATTTTAAAAGCGTTGTATTCTCTTGCGACCGGGATCCCGGTGCAATCTTCCTCGCTTCGAGTATCGCCGAAATGGATCGCCCCGTTTTACGATCCGTATCTGTATTATAAACAAATTCTAAAACTTTCCAGAAATCAATACGAGCTCGAAACGGGGGATTTCGCTTATAAAAATGCGATTGAGTTGGCATACGATTCCGAGGAAAGAAAAGAGGTCGAGGAAATCCAACAAGGATTGTTGGCTCAGAAATATTTTTTACAAGGAGCCAATCTTTCTAAAAATCAGATTTTTAGAAAGGAAACCTTGTATTTGATTCTTTCCGGAAATTGGGACGCGGCTTTCGAGGTATTGAAAAAGAAAGAAGCGGAAGAGGACACGGGAAGGTTTCGGGAAAGATTGTTCCAAAATTGGAAACGCGAAATGACCGGAGCCTGGTTTTCGCCTTATTCCTTGTATTCGGAAGTCCATGGAAATTCCTCCAAACTTTTTGAATCCTTGGATGTTGAGGAAAGAAGTCTCCTCTATCATCTGATTCTATACGTGGTCCCGTTCCAAGAAAATGAGGAAGTCGATCTACTGGCCAATTCGCTCGTTGAATACGAATGGGGTGTGGGGGCAAGATCAAGAGCGCTTCGGATGATATTGGGTTATTCTCAGGCGCTTTTATCCAGAGGAGAACTCGTTAAAAGTAAGGAATGGATCGAAACGATCGGTTCGAAATACAAGATCGGAGACGATTTCAAAGTTATATTCAAAGAAAAGAATGTCTTTTTAGCAAAGTTAAACTTACATAAGAATTTAAAACCTTCCGCAAGCTCGGAGGCCGAAGGTGGAGAATGGTTGTCCCTCTACGACAAGGCCGTTTCCAAAACTCCTGGGGAATTTGTAGAATTCTTAAATACAATCGTTCGCTCCAAAAAAGGAAAACCGTTTCACTCGAAGGAAAGAATCGAACTATTGGATCTGATTACGTTCTTGCAGAAGTTGTCCTTTCAGAAGAACAATTCAGAAGTGTTTTTCGATCTCGCATTGGCGAAGGATTTGGTTTCGCTCAATCGATCACTGATCTTAAACCGAAACTCCGATTACAAAGATATGCCCGTCTTTGCATCCGTTTCCGAAAAACTGAAAGAGAAACTTCCGAAGGATCAGGAATTTCTATCCGTGATGGATCTTGGTTTGGAATCGTTTTACATCCGTTTTACGAAAGGAAAATCAAAGGGAGATCTCGCGATCAAAGACAACCGCAAATTTAGAGCGGCTTTGTTTCAATATCTCGAAGAGGCATCCCGGGGCGGCTACGAGGTTTTACTTCGAGAGGAATTGGAAAACGAATACCGAAAGGGAATCAAACTTTCAAAGAACAAACTCACCTATCTTTATCTGAGTTCCTATCATTTTCGAGTTCCTTTGGTCCCTAGAACCGAAGATCGTTTTTATCTCGTGAACGATCCGGAATCTTTGATTGCAAATCCGATCTTTTCCACCAAGGAAGAATTCAATCCCGATTATCAGATTCAATTTTTAGCGAATACGAAATCCGAAGAGAGTTGGCAAAAAACTCTCAAAGAACTGCAATCCTTGGAAGTAGGTTCCGGGGACCTCGGTTCCGATCCGAAAAGCCGTCTGTATGTTCTTCAATATCCTCTGGAAATCGTAAATCAAGTGAGTCTCGCGATCGGAGGCAAGAATGTTTCGGATTCCTTGGGCCCTCAGAGAAAAGGAAATTGGATTTTTACTTCTTCTTATCTGGATGAAGAACGGTATGATATCGTAAACTATCGGGATACCTTTTATTGGCTCGCTCAGGGCTTTATCGGTCCGGGCGTTGTGTTTATCGGAGATCAAACGGATACGGCCCATATCGATTTTTTAAAGCGCCTAACAAAGAGAAGTCGCACGAGAGTTCCTCTTTATATTCGTTTTCAGGAATCCTTGGATGCGATCAAGGAAGCTTATCCCTTAGATCGTGTCTGGAACGGTTATCGTCTGTATACGAACAGTTTTATACTGGAAGAATGAGATTCAGAGATCTCCATACATCAAACCGATTCTTTCCTCACCTTTGGTCCAATGCCAGTCGTTTCTTGCGTTGAAATAAAGAAGCCATCGGTTAGATCCGGGATCGAATTTAACATCCAAGGCATAGACGTGACTTCGCATCCAACCAGTCGAAGGTGCAAGAATCGGTTTTGGAGAAAGAAAATTCCATTCGAGTCCATCGGAAGAAAAGAGTAGAAAGATCGCAGATCCGGAACTACCTTTTGCGTCCTGATAGATGCAGTTTTCAAAACCGATAAATCCGTCTTCGACTTTGAGAACTTTTAAAGCGCCGCTTGCCAAGTTTCGAAAGGAATGGTCCGGTGAAAGAATCGGATTCGGAAAACTCCAAAAAGGACCGAAGATTTCGTCCGCTTCCGCGATTCCGATATGGGTCGGTTCACAAAAACCGCAATCCGGAATCCAACTCAAGGACCCGCTATAGTAGAGTCGATATCGATCTTCGATTTTGATCAGGCAAGGATTGCCGACCGAATTCCCAAAATGTGGATTCCGATGCCAGGAGAATTCCGGTCTAAGAATCGTTTTTGGCTTCGACCAGATTTTTAAGTCGTTTGAAGTTCGTATTTCGATTCTTGAATTCCATTTCCAGAAGGGAAACCAGGAAAAAACGATCTGAAATGCCGTATAACGTTCATACAATAAATAGAATATATCATTTTCCTTATATATGAAAGGTCTCATTGCGTGTCGAAAAAGAAGCAGGCCTTTGTCCCAATGGATTCCGTCTCCCGATTCATAACGGTGGATTCCGAAAAGTGTATGGCAGAAAAGATAATATTTTCCGTCCGGGGATTCGGATGAAAGGAGAAGGGATGGATCCGCGATCAGAGGGGAAAATTTCGGACCCTTTAAGATCGGATTTCCGGAAAATAAACTCCAACGGATCTTTTTAAAATCGTCGATTTTCATATAGTTTCTCCTCTCAAAAAAAATAGGTACGATTTCCGTCGTGAATTTTCGAAGTGAGTCTTTGAATCCTAACGATCCGGCTATGGTTGGGAGGAAGTTTGCAGATACGTCTTTCTTTCCTCGTTGGAAAGATGGACGAGGGACTTCATCCTTTCGTGAAACTTGGAAAAGTTAAAATCGGCCTTTGCAAATTCCTTCCGAAAAAAATCGGAACCGGAATGGTAACGGAGATAACCGACGAAGTCCTCGTTGTTCCAATTCTTCTTTGAGAGTTTTTCCATAGAGAACGTTTTGTAATCTTCTTTTAAAGCGAAAAGAACGTCCTTGAATTCGTTGAGGATCCGTTCCTTCGTTTGTAATTTTTCGGAGTCATCCGCTTGAGAAGTATAGATGGTTTGGAGTTTCCCCGCGGTTTCTACCAAAAGTTTTTTGAACTTCTGCGATTCTTCCTTATGAAGAAGAATTTCCTTTTTGATCGGGCCTTCCTTTCCTTCCAGGGATTCCAAAAAACGAAACGTTCCTTCCTCTTCCACGAAGCTCGCATAACTCTCGTTAAAGACGGAGTCTCCCGGAAAATAGACGGTCGCGTGCGCCATCTCGTGAAACACCAAAGAAGCCACTTCGTAAGGCTTACCGTCCAACTGGGAGGAGAAGATCGGATCCTCGAACCAGCCGAGGGTGGAGTAGCCTGCGGTGATCCGAATTCTTGTATCGAAACCTTTTTCTTTGAGTTCTTTTTCTTCCTCTCTGGCTTTTTCCAAACTAAAATAACCTTTGTAAGGAACGGTTCCTGCGATTGGGAACCACCAAGTATAAGATTCCAATTTGAGAGGATAACAGGCCGCGACGTGCCAACCTAATTCTTCTCTTTCGAGTTGAACGAAGGATTTAAAACCAGCGGCTGGTTCTAAGGCCAATTCTTCGATTCCGAATTCCCGAAAGCGTTCGACTTCTTGGAGTTTTCGTTTTAATTCTTCTTGTGTGTTCGGATCTTTGAGAGCTTCTTCGATCGGTCTTCTTTTGAGAAGAATATCGAGTTGTCCGGTCCCCAAATGCCAGAGATAACCCACGCAGTTTTGAAAACTCAAGACGCAGAAAAGAAGAATTAGGATTTTTATAAGATACAATGGGTATTTCGAATTCCGGTTGTTCTGAAAATCGCCAGGAGAGAATTTAGGTCCTAACATGGAACTATTACGAACACTTCCAAGGATCGTCGTTATAAACGGAATTCTTCTTGCCGTTCTCATTCTGATTCTGATTTTTCCGAAGGATTGCGCTCTGTCTTCTCTTTTCTCCGGCAAAAGACCGATCTCTCCCGGAGAACAGAAGTCCGCGATCGAAATTCAAAATTCGTTTCGAAACGTCTATCATCTCGTGAAGGATTCGGTCGTTTCGATTCGGACCAAAAAGAGCGAATCGATTTCCAATCCTTATCACTACTTCGATTTTAGAAACGAAAGACTTGCTTCGTTCGGGAGCGGATTTTTCGTTCATGAGAAAGGATATATCGTTACCAACTATCACGTCATCGAAGGCGCGGAAAGTATCGAGGTGATCACTTCGAACGGAGGAATCCATTCCGCAAAATACGTGGGAAGTCACGAGAGAGCGGATATCGCGCTCTTAAAAATCCGGGAAGGTTCGGGACTGACCCCGATCGTTTTTGGCGATTCGGATCAGATCGAAGTCGGAGATTGGGCGATCGCGATCGGTTCCCCTTTCGGTCTCGAACGTTCTTTCAGCGTCGGGGTGGTATCCGCAAAATATCGGGAAGATTTGGACGAAACGGGTCAGACGCATATCCAGACCGACAGCATGATCAATCCCGGGAGTAGCGGAGGTCCGCTCTTAAATATCTACGGAGAAGTCATCGGAATCAATCGTCTGATCCGAAGTGAGACTGGACGGAACTCCGGAATCGGATTTGCGATTCCGAGCAACTACGCGCTCAAGATCATACGAATGATCGAAGCCAATCAAGGAAGGCATATACGACCGGCGATCTTGGGAGTGATGGCGACTGTGCCACTTCCGGATCATAGAACGGCTTTGGGAATTCCGGATTCCTGGACGGGGGTTTTGGTTTACGATATGGATCCGCAGTCTTCGGCGGAAGTCGGAGGAATCAAACGTTATGATTTTATTCTCGAGGCGAACGGAGCTCCGATCAAAAATATTAATGATCTGCGCGAACAGGTTGGAATAGTGGGACTTGGGGGCAAGATCAAGCTCCGAATCTACCGGGACAAAACGATGTTGGAACTCCCGGTAAAATTGATACAAAAATAAAAACCGTGGGTTTGTAAGAAGAAGTTTCGGGCGATTCGCTCGCAAAAATTTTTTCAAAAGAAGGCTCGCGACCGCGCTTTTCGCTACAATTCCTAAAGGAATTTCCGCTACAATCGCTATCGCAGTTTTAAAACTCACATGCTGAATTGATAATATATAAAAGAGGGCAGGACGGGATGAGAAGGAACATCGTTCACAGCGGAGCCGATGCTCTGATCTATGAAATCAGACAGATCGTAGCCGTCGCAAAAAAACTGGAGGCATTGGGTCTT from Leptospira stimsonii encodes:
- a CDS encoding PD40 domain-containing protein, with the translated sequence MIRFSWLFGFIFFYQCALLKSSAKIKPLEFNYSSIAVNYFTPENEKPFPLTVQRGNNLYNSATADGRYLFYTTGQKGNYDIWFRDLKSSITVPVTEHPAPELKPAISPDGTKLVFVSEQYDSSGDIVLLEMDPSYWAEKILQGKRFLNSDFIVLTNSNYDVPGKKDGFTDTDPSFSPDNRHVVFSSDRLSPGVQNLIVLDTEEKEPMKLLTQNGGTSPVWSSDGKKIVYLSYESSNSGDIFVLDVASGKTERITSDSYLNFSPSLSTDQRYLYYTSIRNDTNGNGRLDERDNSLIVRKDLKTGTVRQLTSGNDSLFDSKFSSFNGGSILFTAAYYNTLNIYFIPASGSVAKEKDIISQFELALQYRDKQSFEEFLLAVDAIEFYFSEDPIFPLIHSRALLLKYKEARDSGRTNSAENTKKEIVASRLHPSKGLAYGLFLAEERRSNVGQAIQELKKYYEQIRSVPSVSKDILASLLEEEGDLSQKIGDFTASLRIYNEINYFPEYYRIRDIYRKSGDLQFKNASAHSYKIPDSFYSIANDSKAGKEDLKLLYAQIDREVLEGKNFSERIGAAEIGITTNSLEKKSLRLFQYFLYIKALGLNGKGSFEESNSLMNSFLSSVSENDPLFLKGHLLKSDNFKGLGEVQKSFDELRIYLEKYDPLLGVDLDEKEIERSFIYFENKARDHDRRGNLQDAAFHYFYNTENMFLVKSRNLFLETLYKEYAVYYQRMMVDSVFKLASFLSEEKQKALLKQIDIIDITSVDPLAEEGLSYINQYYKIAVPRSRPVLDLATLYGYAYYLVNRSVIRETYYNAANSMTSARKEEILRDFKQAEYELRWIIFADPRYYEAYQLLGWMYQYVDILKGRKSGEDQPTDEETYSGVYKKYFPEKNFEENIELYSQVLELLGENFENKKALSDLRLNLGNNYFLLKNYPRANEQYSKVDSLSSYILSKTQFENYRQKAMFLFNSARSSIYVADYKSAVGKLKSAASLYFENESKKTLNGKDSPEKLQQYKFKLALLFTLTGLSYMESGEFSNAVLFYKDALSLNGDKGWIDPVNLHNGLALCYQKLGKFKLSESHLQEAEKISSGRGGADWIPKGVKITFWDYFWDFVWDVAVPDGVRISGEGRFPEAISPKFQPLMTSGIRVNNLIQSYEIEKAIQEINARLSYVKAKGLGSTLAGALIRSNSFNDLGYLHFKREEFKTATALYEDAEKFETDQGFISKARSSFRRGLYSFFAHLENSKEDPKLEAETLNTALERLIGAKWSFVDQCLGDTRLIEEIIHSERKKCLLRFYGANPDHDPTLALVYYYLGEQYFRLSDTRTGFEMFGLAAGLLENPSQVPKEIIGLPADPYSRRERIFHSLSRAALYVRLGDDEKAKTLLDLAAESANEFYYIQEWIECLVAQAEIFRNEKSYTKAKEKIDKASSLLLSHPHLIGELKLFVIRKLFKIQSEIHFESGKLSDGFKSLDRLKRINLYRQFVRLPHESDDPEFTADVNQLQNLLKKQKLAYGAIQSALEKKEKSDSVQKDYQSFSKDLEKILSDMKSKNSNLEGYLGIFAEEPSAIGLLSSGEGYLRMESYDSKVRIYWASSTTEEYLNSTGRPEEILKQIANSGKISFASQKLWFVQLDGGIDFQSVKEFLPVNHSLVFRTSHLRTLQEKDLRPLRSVALLEGAPNNDSTLTVQKTEPGRILSRLLDTDLIVSRFPKIQGDNSFGESLSEKELPLKDLFHNRNEISSALFYDDSFAEIGKLGEIYELLNASGIRSVVFCLLKETCAKSPPETVFLKPLSGTFFLGSSLLRIKEENRIGNKSYESAREHERKDRIRDAYSHAYSFRSVRKDTSLLVSGELDLLRLKWKLSPNNSIKEIYSEVLKNREEKNTILFSALLTCYLDRNPKDCDSYSFEDVEDLGKKNILKALYSLATGIPVQSSSLRVSPKWIAPFYDPYLYYKQILKLSRNQYELETGDFAYKNAIELAYDSEERKEVEEIQQGLLAQKYFLQGANLSKNQIFRKETLYLILSGNWDAAFEVLKKKEAEEDTGRFRERLFQNWKREMTGAWFSPYSLYSEVHGNSSKLFESLDVEERSLLYHLILYVVPFQENEEVDLLANSLVEYEWGVGARSRALRMILGYSQALLSRGELVKSKEWIETIGSKYKIGDDFKVIFKEKNVFLAKLNLHKNLKPSASSEAEGGEWLSLYDKAVSKTPGEFVEFLNTIVRSKKGKPFHSKERIELLDLITFLQKLSFQKNNSEVFFDLALAKDLVSLNRSLILNRNSDYKDMPVFASVSEKLKEKLPKDQEFLSVMDLGLESFYIRFTKGKSKGDLAIKDNRKFRAALFQYLEEASRGGYEVLLREELENEYRKGIKLSKNKLTYLYLSSYHFRVPLVPRTEDRFYLVNDPESLIANPIFSTKEEFNPDYQIQFLANTKSEESWQKTLKELQSLEVGSGDLGSDPKSRLYVLQYPLEIVNQVSLAIGGKNVSDSLGPQRKGNWIFTSSYLDEERYDIVNYRDTFYWLAQGFIGPGVVFIGDQTDTAHIDFLKRLTKRSRTRVPLYIRFQESLDAIKEAYPLDRVWNGYRLYTNSFILEE
- a CDS encoding glycosyl hydrolase family 43 → MKIDDFKKIRWSLFSGNPILKGPKFSPLIADPSLLLSSESPDGKYYLFCHTLFGIHRYESGDGIHWDKGLLLFRHAMRPFIYKENDIFYLLYERYTAFQIVFSWFPFWKWNSRIEIRTSNDLKIWSKPKTILRPEFSWHRNPHFGNSVGNPCLIKIEDRYRLYYSGSLSWIPDCGFCEPTHIGIAEADEIFGPFWSFPNPILSPDHSFRNLASGALKVLKVEDGFIGFENCIYQDAKGSSGSAIFLLFSSDGLEWNFLSPKPILAPSTGWMRSHVYALDVKFDPGSNRWLLYFNARNDWHWTKGEERIGLMYGDL
- a CDS encoding aminopeptidase, which produces MLGPKFSPGDFQNNRNSKYPLYLIKILILLFCVLSFQNCVGYLWHLGTGQLDILLKRRPIEEALKDPNTQEELKRKLQEVERFREFGIEELALEPAAGFKSFVQLEREELGWHVAACYPLKLESYTWWFPIAGTVPYKGYFSLEKAREEEKELKEKGFDTRIRITAGYSTLGWFEDPIFSSQLDGKPYEVASLVFHEMAHATVYFPGDSVFNESYASFVEEEGTFRFLESLEGKEGPIKKEILLHKEESQKFKKLLVETAGKLQTIYTSQADDSEKLQTKERILNEFKDVLFALKEDYKTFSMEKLSKKNWNNEDFVGYLRYHSGSDFFRKEFAKADFNFSKFHERMKSLVHLSNEERKTYLQTSSQP
- a CDS encoding S1C family serine protease produces the protein MELLRTLPRIVVINGILLAVLILILIFPKDCALSSLFSGKRPISPGEQKSAIEIQNSFRNVYHLVKDSVVSIRTKKSESISNPYHYFDFRNERLASFGSGFFVHEKGYIVTNYHVIEGAESIEVITSNGGIHSAKYVGSHERADIALLKIREGSGLTPIVFGDSDQIEVGDWAIAIGSPFGLERSFSVGVVSAKYREDLDETGQTHIQTDSMINPGSSGGPLLNIYGEVIGINRLIRSETGRNSGIGFAIPSNYALKIIRMIEANQGRHIRPAILGVMATVPLPDHRTALGIPDSWTGVLVYDMDPQSSAEVGGIKRYDFILEANGAPIKNINDLREQVGIVGLGGKIKLRIYRDKTMLELPVKLIQK